A part of Synechococcus sp. KORDI-49 genomic DNA contains:
- the hemF gene encoding oxygen-dependent coproporphyrinogen oxidase, with translation MVRSLLQRVLGRSGSPASGAPQAALERPPADSRDRARSMVIGLQDEICAGLEALDGEGRFVEESWVRPEGGGGRSRVMREGRVFEQGGVNFSEVQGDQLPPSILKQRPEAEGHPWFATGTSMVLHPRNPYIPTVHLNYRYFEAGPVWWFGGGADLTPYYPFLDDARHFHRTHQAACDSVHPDLHKVFKPWCDEYFFLKHRDETRGVGGIFYDYQDSNGLLYKGQDKGGPAAAISSQLGSCPLGWEQLFSLGQACGRAFLPSYSPIVEKRQPLTYGDRERDFQLYRRGRYVEFNLVWDRGTIFGLQTNGRTESILMSLPPLVRWEYGFKAEAGSREALLTEVFTKPQDWLGDASLEDRCRPHQAVS, from the coding sequence ATGGTCCGCAGCCTGCTTCAACGCGTTCTCGGTCGTTCCGGGAGTCCGGCGTCTGGAGCCCCGCAGGCTGCGCTGGAGCGTCCGCCTGCCGATTCCCGCGACCGGGCCAGATCCATGGTGATCGGCCTCCAGGACGAGATCTGCGCCGGCCTGGAGGCCCTCGATGGAGAGGGGCGTTTCGTCGAGGAGTCGTGGGTGCGTCCTGAGGGCGGAGGGGGCCGGTCCCGGGTGATGCGTGAGGGACGCGTGTTCGAGCAGGGAGGCGTGAACTTCTCCGAGGTGCAGGGAGACCAGCTTCCTCCCTCGATCCTCAAGCAGAGGCCCGAAGCCGAAGGGCATCCCTGGTTCGCCACCGGAACCTCCATGGTTCTGCATCCCCGGAATCCCTACATCCCAACGGTTCACCTCAACTACCGCTACTTCGAGGCCGGCCCGGTGTGGTGGTTCGGTGGCGGTGCTGATCTGACGCCCTATTACCCGTTCCTCGACGACGCCCGTCATTTCCATCGCACCCATCAGGCGGCCTGTGATTCGGTGCATCCGGATCTGCACAAGGTGTTCAAGCCCTGGTGCGATGAGTACTTCTTCCTGAAGCATCGCGATGAGACCCGGGGGGTCGGCGGCATTTTCTACGACTATCAGGACTCCAACGGACTGCTCTACAAGGGCCAGGACAAGGGCGGTCCGGCCGCGGCCATCTCCTCGCAGCTGGGATCCTGTCCGCTGGGCTGGGAGCAGCTGTTCTCCCTCGGGCAAGCCTGTGGACGCGCTTTTCTCCCCTCCTATTCCCCGATTGTCGAAAAACGTCAGCCGTTGACCTACGGCGATCGGGAACGCGACTTCCAGCTCTACCGCCGGGGTCGCTACGTGGAATTCAATCTGGTCTGGGACCGCGGCACGATCTTCGGTCTGCAGACCAATGGCCGTACGGAATCCATCCTCATGTCCCTGCCGCCCCTGGTGCGTTGGGAGTACGGCTTCAAGGCCGAGGCCGGGTCCAGAGAGGCTCTGCTCACTGAGGTGTTCACCAAGCCTCAGGACTGGCTGGGTGATGCCTCACTCGAGGATCGTTGCCGTCCCCACCAGGCGGTGTCCTGA
- a CDS encoding cofactor assembly of complex C subunit B encodes MPPGFQSTLLLTVLLAIGLVFFLRAASKDRTTVVDIQSPRPPLEVLEGLSHWLEARGWNRDGGDAERQLLRFSGEVSASRPLAVLLSLLAATGAGSFALVLRQLAPGLHAWPLLLIALGPLAGVIYIRRAARTEQLELRLLEETSQGGSALRLRAHRDELIAIEQELAGPLELASDGSLLSSPI; translated from the coding sequence ATGCCGCCGGGCTTCCAATCAACACTTCTGCTCACGGTGCTCCTGGCCATCGGCCTGGTGTTTTTCCTCCGGGCGGCCAGCAAGGATCGAACCACGGTGGTGGACATCCAGTCCCCCAGGCCTCCGCTGGAAGTGCTTGAGGGGCTCAGTCACTGGTTGGAAGCCCGTGGATGGAACCGGGATGGCGGAGACGCTGAACGCCAGCTGCTGCGCTTCAGCGGCGAGGTCTCCGCGAGCCGCCCACTAGCCGTGCTCCTCTCGCTGCTGGCGGCCACAGGAGCCGGCAGCTTCGCTCTCGTCCTCCGTCAGCTGGCGCCCGGGCTTCATGCCTGGCCTCTGCTTCTGATCGCCCTCGGCCCTCTGGCCGGTGTGATCTACATCCGACGGGCAGCCCGCACCGAACAGCTTGAACTGCGGCTGCTGGAGGAAACGTCTCAAGGGGGCAGTGCCCTGCGCCTGCGGGCCCACCGCGACGAGCTGATCGCCATCGAGCAGGAGCTGGCAGGCCCGCTTGAACTGGCCAGCGATGGATCCCTGCTGTCCTCTCCGATCTGA
- the purM gene encoding phosphoribosylformylglycinamidine cyclo-ligase, with protein MDYKSAGVDVEAGRAFVERIRTSVEATHRPEVMGGLGGFGGMMRLPEGLRQPLLVAGTDGVGTKLELAQQHHGHHGVGIDLVAMCVNDVITSGASPLFFLDYMATGALSPDAMATVVEGIAAGCRLSGCALLGGETAEMPGFYPDGRYDLAGFCVAVVEAEKLIDGSSIHPGDRVIGLASSGVHSNGYSLVRRVLERMEADASTVYGSQQRPLIKDLLTPTQLYPGVVQSLLKNGLTVNGMAHVTGGGLPENLPRCLPEATRIAIDPGSWPRPDLFAWLQQAGDIPERDMWHTFNLGIGYCLVVPSDQENAVLDLCREQQQQAWSIGEVLSRAAGDPPEISGIPQ; from the coding sequence ATGGACTACAAGAGCGCCGGCGTCGACGTTGAAGCGGGTCGCGCCTTCGTGGAACGGATCAGAACCTCTGTGGAGGCAACCCACCGACCCGAGGTGATGGGAGGCCTCGGCGGCTTTGGCGGAATGATGCGGCTTCCAGAGGGGCTGCGCCAGCCCCTGCTGGTGGCCGGGACGGATGGAGTCGGCACGAAGCTCGAACTGGCCCAGCAGCACCACGGGCATCACGGTGTCGGCATCGATCTGGTGGCGATGTGCGTGAACGACGTGATCACCTCCGGCGCCTCCCCCCTGTTCTTCCTCGATTACATGGCGACGGGCGCCCTCTCCCCTGACGCCATGGCCACGGTGGTGGAAGGCATCGCCGCGGGCTGCCGACTCAGCGGCTGTGCCCTGCTGGGGGGGGAAACCGCTGAGATGCCTGGGTTTTATCCAGATGGCCGCTATGACCTTGCAGGCTTCTGTGTCGCCGTCGTCGAGGCTGAGAAACTGATCGATGGAAGCAGCATCCACCCCGGTGACCGGGTCATCGGATTGGCCAGCAGCGGTGTCCACAGCAATGGCTACAGCCTCGTCCGCAGGGTTCTGGAGCGGATGGAGGCCGACGCTTCCACCGTCTACGGCTCACAACAGCGGCCGCTGATCAAGGACCTGCTGACGCCGACGCAGCTGTATCCAGGCGTGGTGCAGAGCCTTCTGAAGAACGGACTGACTGTCAACGGCATGGCCCATGTGACCGGAGGTGGATTGCCGGAGAACCTCCCTCGCTGCCTGCCCGAGGCGACACGCATCGCCATTGACCCAGGAAGCTGGCCGCGACCGGATCTGTTCGCATGGCTTCAGCAGGCAGGAGACATCCCAGAACGGGACATGTGGCACACCTTCAACCTCGGCATCGGTTACTGCCTGGTGGTTCCCTCCGATCAGGAGAACGCCGTGCTGGACCTTTGCCGTGAGCAGCAGCAGCAGGCCTGGAGCATCGGGGAAGTCCTCTCCCGAGCAGCGGGTGATCCACCTGAGATCAGCGGAATTCCTCAGTAA
- a CDS encoding HEAT repeat domain-containing protein produces the protein MPSVALDSAIRHLDDARTTPELVRATQAICALEDPAAAPTLIKVLGYNNPAVAAVATQGLIALGRAIVPTLLMSLDAQNYGARAWVVRVIAALRDPRGLELLDRALQADIAPSVRRAATRGLAELDLVGSTAPADLSRCYLALFRAARDDEWVVRYAAAYGLERRLSLTPPPEPLADRGCALLQELSEECRENVKVVRLRAQLALQRLSIG, from the coding sequence ATGCCATCGGTTGCCTTGGACAGTGCCATCCGTCACCTGGATGACGCCAGAACCACTCCCGAGCTGGTGCGTGCAACTCAGGCCATCTGCGCCCTGGAAGATCCAGCGGCGGCTCCCACCTTGATCAAGGTGCTCGGTTACAACAATCCAGCGGTTGCCGCCGTGGCCACGCAAGGGCTGATCGCTCTGGGCCGAGCCATCGTCCCCACCCTGCTGATGAGCCTTGATGCTCAGAACTATGGCGCGAGAGCATGGGTCGTGCGGGTCATCGCCGCCCTGCGGGATCCCAGGGGCCTGGAGCTGCTCGATCGCGCCCTCCAGGCAGACATCGCTCCCAGTGTGAGACGTGCAGCGACCCGTGGGCTCGCTGAACTCGACCTCGTCGGTTCCACGGCACCGGCTGATCTGTCGCGCTGTTATCTCGCCCTCTTTCGCGCTGCCCGTGACGATGAGTGGGTGGTGCGATATGCGGCTGCCTACGGCCTGGAACGACGGCTCAGCCTGACGCCACCGCCAGAGCCCCTGGCAGATCGGGGGTGCGCGCTCCTGCAGGAGTTGTCAGAGGAATGCCGTGAAAATGTCAAGGTGGTGCGTCTGCGGGCCCAGCTCGCCCTCCAACGCCTGTCCATCGGATGA
- a CDS encoding septal ring lytic transglycosylase RlpA family protein, whose amino-acid sequence MRTFLTLFSLTGAISASAAVIPVVASDLSSLDGGEPLEVSSEMSSEQGPMLLPDDVVETPEPPVAVLPKPKVKVVPDVAKVITGEASWYGPGFYGNRTANGEIYRPGTMTAAHRTLPFGTKVRVTNLWNGRSAVIRINDRGPFVAHRVIDLGHGAASTLGLTGSGIAEVRLEVLR is encoded by the coding sequence ATGCGAACCTTTCTGACCCTTTTCAGCCTGACCGGAGCGATCTCGGCAAGTGCTGCCGTCATCCCGGTCGTGGCGAGCGATCTCTCCTCACTGGACGGAGGCGAGCCGTTGGAGGTTTCTTCCGAGATGTCGTCCGAGCAGGGCCCGATGCTCCTCCCGGACGATGTGGTGGAGACTCCGGAACCACCTGTTGCTGTCTTGCCGAAGCCCAAGGTCAAGGTTGTTCCTGATGTTGCGAAGGTGATCACAGGTGAAGCCAGTTGGTATGGCCCGGGCTTCTACGGCAATCGCACGGCCAACGGTGAGATCTACCGCCCGGGAACGATGACGGCTGCCCACCGCACACTTCCCTTTGGAACCAAGGTGCGCGTGACCAATCTCTGGAACGGTCGCTCCGCCGTGATCCGGATCAACGACCGCGGTCCCTTCGTGGCACATCGGGTCATCGACCTGGGGCATGGAGCCGCAAGCACTCTTGGTCTGACTGGCTCCGGCATCGCTGAAGTCCGCCTCGAGGTGCTGCGCTGA
- a CDS encoding low molecular weight protein-tyrosine-phosphatase — protein sequence MTQKLLFVCLGNICRSPAAEGVFLHLLNQRGLSDRFVVDSAGTGGWHTGNPADRRMQAAAGRRGIQLPSRARQISLDDLSDFDLVLTMDDANLTAVQGLAREAGHRATATVRPMLSYAQRFTETEVPDPYYGGEAGFEHVLDLLEDACSNLLDELSSQA from the coding sequence ATGACTCAGAAGCTGCTGTTCGTCTGCCTTGGCAACATCTGCCGCTCGCCAGCCGCCGAAGGGGTGTTCCTGCACCTGCTGAATCAGCGGGGACTCAGCGACCGGTTCGTGGTGGATTCCGCCGGCACCGGTGGCTGGCACACCGGCAACCCCGCTGACCGGCGCATGCAGGCGGCCGCCGGCCGTCGCGGAATCCAGTTGCCAAGCCGTGCTCGTCAAATCAGCCTGGACGACCTGAGTGACTTCGATCTGGTCCTCACCATGGATGACGCCAACCTGACGGCCGTTCAGGGCCTGGCCCGGGAAGCCGGACACCGCGCCACAGCGACCGTGCGGCCGATGCTGAGTTACGCCCAGCGCTTCACTGAAACCGAAGTTCCGGATCCCTATTACGGAGGTGAAGCCGGTTTCGAGCATGTGCTGGATCTGCTGGAGGACGCCTGCAGCAACCTCCTGGACGAGCTCAGTTCCCAGGCGTAG
- a CDS encoding ribonuclease D translates to MADSPTSPAEFAVFDRDLDEAWTDRYLQTDALAVDTEAMGLVHGRDRLCLVQIADQDDRVACVRIALGQSEAPQLRRLMEAETVEKVFHFARFDVAALASGLGIAVHPLFCTKVGSRLGRTYTPRHGLKDLVQELVGVELDKGAQSSDWGRVDELTDAQLAYAANDVRYLLPARRKLETMLRREGRWELAQRCFGCIPVVAELDRLRFNQTFEH, encoded by the coding sequence GTGGCTGATTCGCCGACTAGCCCTGCTGAATTCGCTGTCTTTGACAGGGACCTTGATGAAGCCTGGACCGACCGCTACCTGCAGACGGATGCCCTGGCGGTCGACACCGAAGCGATGGGACTGGTGCATGGTCGCGATCGCCTCTGTCTGGTGCAGATCGCTGATCAGGACGATCGCGTCGCCTGCGTGCGCATTGCCCTCGGTCAGAGCGAGGCCCCCCAGCTGCGCAGGTTGATGGAGGCTGAGACGGTGGAGAAGGTGTTTCATTTCGCCCGATTCGATGTGGCGGCTCTGGCCAGCGGGCTGGGGATCGCCGTTCACCCCTTGTTCTGCACCAAGGTCGGCAGTCGGTTGGGCCGCACCTATACCCCTCGCCATGGACTCAAGGATCTGGTGCAGGAACTCGTGGGTGTGGAGCTGGACAAGGGGGCCCAGAGCAGTGATTGGGGTCGCGTCGACGAACTCACCGATGCGCAGCTGGCCTATGCCGCCAACGATGTGCGCTACCTGCTGCCGGCACGCCGGAAACTGGAGACGATGCTGCGCCGTGAGGGGCGCTGGGAGCTGGCCCAGCGCTGTTTTGGCTGCATCCCTGTCGTGGCTGAGTTGGATCGTCTGCGCTTCAACCAGACCTTCGAGCACTGA
- a CDS encoding aldo/keto reductase, translating to MNGSDDGAIMARRDAGRLNGIGFGTWAWGNQLVWGYQPERDDPVLEETFLEAVRSGLRLVDTADSYGTGRLNGRSEALLGRFVQALPASLQRELLVATKLAPFPWRIGRRGLDRAFAASRDRLQGHLERVQLHWSTARYAPWQEVSLLDGLADLVLNGAVRELGVSNMGPRRLEWMQDRLEQRGVRLSSVQVQFSLMAPGDHRLQDLLAICRKRSIEVLAYSPLAFGVLGQPPDAQPRPGTLLRRRLFNRLLPASLPLRQELKGMADRRGVSMVQVALNWCRAHGATPIPGLRSPAQAREAAAALSWELTPEEQDRLDTLRSRCPVRMPANPFESA from the coding sequence ATGAACGGTTCGGATGATGGGGCGATCATGGCGCGCAGGGACGCGGGGCGGTTGAACGGGATCGGCTTCGGCACCTGGGCCTGGGGCAATCAGCTGGTCTGGGGGTACCAGCCCGAACGGGATGACCCTGTGCTGGAGGAGACGTTCCTGGAGGCGGTCAGGTCAGGCCTGCGTCTGGTGGATACCGCGGATTCCTACGGCACCGGGCGGTTGAACGGGCGCAGCGAAGCTCTTCTCGGTCGTTTCGTTCAGGCCTTGCCGGCCAGCCTGCAACGCGAGCTTCTGGTCGCCACGAAACTGGCGCCGTTCCCCTGGAGGATCGGCCGACGCGGACTGGATCGAGCCTTCGCTGCCAGCCGTGACCGCCTCCAGGGGCACCTTGAGAGAGTCCAGCTGCACTGGTCGACGGCTCGGTATGCCCCCTGGCAGGAGGTGTCGCTTCTGGATGGACTGGCTGATCTCGTGCTGAACGGTGCCGTGCGCGAGCTGGGCGTCTCCAACATGGGGCCCAGGCGTCTCGAGTGGATGCAGGATCGACTGGAGCAGCGTGGCGTGCGTCTGAGCAGTGTTCAGGTGCAGTTCTCCCTGATGGCTCCCGGGGATCACCGACTGCAGGACCTGCTGGCGATCTGCCGGAAGCGGAGCATCGAGGTGCTCGCCTACAGCCCTCTGGCCTTCGGAGTGCTCGGCCAGCCTCCCGATGCGCAGCCTCGTCCTGGAACGCTTCTGCGTCGCAGGCTGTTCAACCGGTTGCTGCCGGCCAGCCTTCCGTTGCGGCAGGAACTGAAGGGGATGGCAGATCGTCGCGGTGTCTCGATGGTTCAGGTGGCTCTGAACTGGTGCCGAGCCCATGGAGCAACACCGATCCCCGGGTTGCGCAGCCCTGCCCAGGCTCGCGAGGCGGCCGCTGCCCTGAGCTGGGAGCTCACCCCAGAGGAACAGGATCGGCTGGACACGCTCCGCAGCAGGTGTCCGGTGAGAATGCCTGCCAATCCGTTCGAGAGTGCCTGA
- a CDS encoding lipid-A-disaccharide synthase-related protein: MIALRVLEEIHRFRPGLPLEVLSLVGGGSVFSNAIQAGWLQRVGPNASLPSGGFSNQSLRGLLEDLAAGLPLLSWNQWRLVKRLASQGRRMLAVGDLLPLALAFSSGAPYGFIGTPKSDYTWRSGPGRSISDRYHRVKGSEWDPWEWALMRRDRCRLVAVRDRLTARGLRQHGIDALAPGNPMMDGLKRVAVPTALCRCRRVLLLCGSRMPEALENFRRLLGSLSSMHTPVPLAVLVAVGSQPPLSALERVLLDQGYRRSLPPSESLEAAACWVSGRRMILIGPGCFARWAGWAEAGVATAGTATEQLVGLGIPAVSLPGPGPQFQWGFAVRQSRLLGGAVRPCRTPSELAERLAQLLDDAALRTKLGGIGRHRMGPPGGSARLARLVLDRLHGY, translated from the coding sequence CTGATCGCCCTGCGGGTCCTGGAGGAGATCCACCGGTTCCGCCCGGGACTGCCCCTTGAGGTGCTGTCTCTCGTGGGCGGTGGCAGTGTGTTCAGCAACGCCATCCAGGCTGGATGGCTGCAGAGGGTCGGCCCCAACGCCAGCCTCCCCAGCGGGGGCTTCAGCAATCAGAGTCTCCGCGGACTGCTGGAGGATCTTGCCGCCGGTCTGCCGCTGCTGAGCTGGAATCAGTGGCGCCTGGTGAAACGCCTGGCCAGCCAGGGGCGGCGGATGCTGGCTGTGGGCGATCTGCTGCCGCTGGCCCTGGCGTTCAGCAGCGGTGCTCCGTACGGATTCATTGGCACACCGAAGAGCGATTACACCTGGCGAAGCGGTCCGGGGCGTTCCATCAGCGACCGCTACCACCGCGTCAAAGGCAGCGAATGGGATCCCTGGGAGTGGGCTCTGATGCGGCGTGACCGCTGCCGGCTCGTGGCGGTGCGCGACCGACTCACAGCCCGGGGCTTGCGTCAGCACGGGATTGACGCCCTCGCTCCCGGCAATCCGATGATGGATGGTCTTAAAAGAGTCGCGGTCCCGACAGCGCTCTGCCGTTGCCGTCGCGTGCTGCTGCTCTGTGGCAGCCGCATGCCGGAGGCCCTGGAGAATTTCCGGCGCTTGCTGGGGTCCCTGTCCTCGATGCACACCCCGGTCCCTCTGGCGGTGCTGGTGGCGGTGGGATCGCAGCCGCCCCTGTCAGCGCTCGAGCGGGTGCTGCTGGATCAGGGCTATCGCCGCAGCCTGCCCCCGTCGGAGTCACTCGAGGCGGCGGCCTGCTGGGTGAGCGGACGTCGCATGATCCTCATCGGCCCCGGGTGCTTCGCGCGATGGGCCGGCTGGGCGGAAGCCGGAGTGGCCACCGCGGGCACCGCCACGGAACAGCTGGTAGGGCTGGGCATTCCGGCCGTCTCTCTGCCGGGACCGGGACCCCAGTTCCAGTGGGGATTTGCAGTCCGTCAGAGCCGGCTGCTGGGAGGTGCTGTGCGGCCCTGTCGCACTCCATCCGAGCTGGCCGAACGACTCGCTCAACTGCTGGATGATGCAGCACTGCGGACGAAGCTTGGTGGCATCGGACGGCACCGGATGGGACCTCCAGGAGGCAGTGCCCGCCTGGCACGGCTGGTCCTGGACCGGTTGCACGGATACTGA
- a CDS encoding helix-turn-helix transcriptional regulator encodes MFSRRKPSRTCLADIEQYFRQPPPQFLDLELAVCWVLECLLKDDNYPSGLLQKLNRDKPQLRLSETVLQQALDFLEQQGSISTYTQRCPSRGRPRRMLHLQADARREAERLMEPWHSWLDSHSLVLS; translated from the coding sequence GTGTTCTCCCGCCGCAAGCCTTCACGCACCTGCCTTGCAGATATCGAACAGTATTTCCGTCAGCCGCCGCCGCAGTTCCTCGACCTGGAACTGGCCGTCTGCTGGGTTCTGGAATGCCTGCTCAAAGACGACAACTATCCCTCCGGACTGCTGCAGAAGCTGAACAGGGATAAGCCCCAGCTGCGGCTCTCCGAAACCGTGCTGCAACAGGCCCTCGATTTTCTCGAGCAGCAGGGTTCGATCAGCACCTACACCCAACGCTGCCCGAGCCGGGGCCGTCCACGGCGGATGCTGCATCTGCAGGCCGACGCCAGACGGGAAGCCGAACGGCTGATGGAGCCCTGGCACAGCTGGCTTGATTCCCACAGCCTGGTGCTCTCCTGA
- a CDS encoding HEAT repeat domain-containing protein has product MEPLSEAQVIANLRQTEDVPAQYYAAWWLGRMRSRHPQAVTLLLDTLSALSQVPVDPERRGVALNAIRALGMLQDAPALSALLPLLRSSDYSVREEAARSLGLHRATEAVGPLCHLIAGGPEQAGREQPGSALLQEPCEAILEALGAIGVATPSVIETITPFTQHPRPLIRAAACRALLQITGDQRWASELEQLLLHPEPLVRRGALLDLGATGWTASLPAIEAATVESSLKLVALRGLAEQSGDSTILDVMDRLL; this is encoded by the coding sequence ATGGAACCTTTGAGCGAAGCTCAGGTGATCGCCAACCTCCGCCAGACCGAGGACGTTCCGGCTCAGTACTACGCAGCCTGGTGGCTGGGGAGGATGCGCAGCAGACACCCGCAGGCGGTGACGTTGTTGCTCGACACCCTGTCTGCGCTCAGTCAGGTTCCCGTTGATCCAGAGCGCCGAGGTGTGGCTCTGAATGCCATCCGTGCTCTCGGCATGCTGCAGGACGCACCGGCTCTCAGCGCCCTGCTGCCTCTGCTGAGATCCTCTGATTACTCCGTCCGTGAGGAAGCGGCACGCAGCCTGGGGCTCCATCGGGCGACCGAAGCCGTCGGCCCGTTGTGCCATCTGATTGCCGGAGGGCCGGAGCAGGCGGGCCGGGAGCAACCTGGATCGGCCCTGCTCCAGGAACCCTGCGAAGCGATCCTGGAAGCTCTCGGAGCCATCGGGGTGGCAACGCCAAGCGTCATTGAGACGATCACTCCCTTCACCCAGCATCCAAGACCCCTGATCCGCGCAGCCGCCTGTCGGGCCCTGCTCCAGATCACCGGAGACCAGCGATGGGCTTCCGAACTCGAGCAACTGCTGCTGCATCCGGAACCTCTGGTACGCCGCGGAGCCCTGCTTGATCTCGGGGCCACGGGCTGGACTGCTTCGCTGCCGGCCATTGAGGCGGCAACGGTTGAAAGCAGTCTCAAACTGGTGGCGCTGAGAGGTCTTGCCGAACAGAGCGGTGACAGCACCATTCTCGATGTGATGGACAGGCTGCTCTGA
- a CDS encoding chromophore lyase CpcT/CpeT produces MTSTVRRFLSLLCGEYSNQKQAFDNPPLYSHIFLRYRPLDHLRPGSILLEQTYAVDPSNPYRLRMIRAEEQSPGVIKLWNHAFRDPSRFASATFDPECRRQIVEGDLVAVDQCHYQVLEQDNGYHGAIEPGCRCIVHRNGKDTVLFSTFHLWGDELTTLDRGHDPVSNEQCWGSVAGAFRFQRTSSWGDDLPAEWL; encoded by the coding sequence ATGACTTCCACCGTGCGTCGTTTTCTCAGCCTGCTCTGTGGGGAATACAGCAATCAGAAGCAGGCCTTCGACAACCCACCGCTCTATTCCCACATCTTTCTGCGTTATCGCCCACTGGACCATCTCAGGCCCGGATCCATCCTTCTGGAACAGACTTACGCGGTTGATCCGAGCAATCCCTACAGGCTGCGGATGATCCGGGCTGAGGAGCAATCCCCAGGTGTGATCAAACTCTGGAATCACGCCTTCCGCGATCCGTCCCGCTTTGCCTCTGCGACATTTGATCCCGAATGTCGACGGCAGATTGTCGAGGGTGATCTTGTTGCCGTTGACCAGTGCCACTACCAGGTACTGGAACAGGACAATGGCTACCACGGAGCCATCGAACCTGGCTGCCGGTGCATCGTGCATCGGAACGGAAAGGACACCGTGCTCTTCAGCACGTTTCACCTCTGGGGGGATGAACTGACGACCCTGGATCGAGGCCACGACCCCGTCTCCAACGAACAATGCTGGGGGTCGGTCGCTGGAGCGTTTCGATTCCAGCGGACCTCAAGCTGGGGTGATGACTTGCCGGCGGAGTGGTTGTGA
- a CDS encoding bifunctional pantoate--beta-alanine ligase/(d)CMP kinase: MRSAAELSVWRRGLDRPLSFVPTMGGLHGGHGQLMRSARSSDQGPVLVSIFVNPLQFAPNEDFARYPRTLDADVAVAESCGADAIWVPSVATVYPDGPEDVMRIQVPDSLQRSLCGGGRPGHFDGVATVVARLLAMVRPDRLVLGEKDWQQLVILRRLVADLGLPLSVLSVPTVRESDGLAFSSRNRYLSGEQRERAAALPRLLRATDDGAIDRLPNALRDAGLEVEYVERVDPVTLQPCGEEKAISLLAAAVRCGGTRLIDHVFLMSRAPLVAIDGPAGAGKSTVTRAFAERLGLTYLDTGAMYRSVTWLVRSHGVDPADGAAIEPLLDGLDLQLKSLPSGGQQVLVNGKDVSTVIRSPEVTASVSAVAAHRCVRQALTNQQQAMGAKGGLVAEGRDIGTAVFPDAELKVFLTATVAERARRRALDLEQRGFPVPERSELEAQIAERDRLDSTREEAPLVKAADAVELITDGMSIDAVIDELVGQFRSRVGEEVWPTPGN, encoded by the coding sequence CTGCGATCAGCTGCGGAACTCAGCGTCTGGCGTCGAGGCCTGGATCGTCCCCTTTCCTTTGTCCCGACGATGGGAGGACTCCATGGGGGACATGGTCAGCTGATGCGATCTGCCCGTTCCTCGGATCAGGGCCCGGTGCTGGTGAGCATCTTTGTGAATCCGCTGCAGTTCGCTCCCAACGAGGATTTCGCGCGGTATCCCCGCACTCTGGATGCTGACGTTGCTGTGGCCGAATCCTGTGGGGCCGATGCGATCTGGGTTCCGTCCGTTGCAACGGTTTATCCGGATGGGCCTGAAGATGTGATGCGCATTCAGGTGCCGGATTCTCTCCAGCGGTCACTCTGTGGTGGCGGTCGCCCTGGCCACTTTGATGGAGTCGCCACCGTCGTGGCCCGCCTTCTGGCCATGGTGCGCCCGGATCGTCTGGTGCTGGGAGAGAAGGACTGGCAGCAGCTGGTCATCCTCCGCAGGCTTGTGGCTGATCTGGGTCTTCCGTTGTCCGTGCTGAGCGTTCCGACCGTGCGGGAGTCGGACGGTCTGGCTTTCAGCTCTCGCAATCGTTATCTCTCCGGGGAACAACGCGAACGGGCGGCTGCTCTGCCACGGCTGCTGCGGGCGACGGACGATGGCGCCATCGATCGACTTCCCAACGCACTCAGGGATGCCGGCCTTGAGGTGGAGTATGTAGAGAGAGTGGATCCCGTCACCCTGCAGCCCTGCGGTGAGGAGAAGGCGATCTCTCTGTTGGCCGCGGCGGTTCGTTGCGGCGGTACCCGTCTGATTGATCACGTTTTTCTGATGAGCCGAGCTCCCCTTGTCGCCATCGATGGTCCGGCCGGGGCCGGTAAGAGCACGGTGACCAGAGCCTTCGCCGAGCGATTGGGTTTGACCTATCTCGACACCGGGGCGATGTATCGCTCCGTGACCTGGCTTGTGAGGAGCCATGGGGTGGACCCTGCCGATGGGGCGGCGATCGAGCCGCTGCTGGATGGTCTTGATCTTCAGCTCAAGTCGCTTCCTTCGGGTGGTCAGCAGGTTCTGGTGAATGGAAAGGATGTGAGCACCGTGATCCGTTCGCCGGAGGTCACGGCGTCCGTGTCCGCGGTGGCGGCCCATCGGTGTGTGCGTCAGGCGCTGACCAACCAGCAGCAGGCGATGGGGGCGAAGGGAGGTCTGGTGGCGGAGGGACGTGACATCGGCACTGCCGTGTTTCCCGACGCCGAGCTGAAGGTGTTTCTCACCGCCACGGTCGCGGAGCGGGCCCGCCGTCGGGCCCTGGATCTGGAGCAGCGCGGCTTCCCCGTTCCAGAGCGCTCTGAGCTGGAGGCGCAGATCGCCGAGCGGGACCGGCTGGACAGCACCCGGGAGGAGGCCCCGTTGGTGAAGGCTGCCGATGCGGTGGAGCTGATCACCGATGGCATGAGCATTGATGCCGTGATTGATGAGCTGGTGGGGCAGTTCCGCTCGCGGGTGGGTGAAGAGGTCTGGCCTACGCCTGGGAACTGA